From Aegilops tauschii subsp. strangulata cultivar AL8/78 chromosome 5, Aet v6.0, whole genome shotgun sequence:
ATACTCGTATGCCTAGTTTCCCATCAGAGTTTTTTTAGAACAAGAAAAACTGCATCTGTATATTGAGTCAGCGCCAGAGTTAGCACTTAGCATATAACGTAAACCTTACCATTTTGGTCTAGAAAAGCTTGCTATTTCTCCTAGCATAAATCGTATCGAGTCAGCTTCACTTCAATACCATGATGCTATTGTTTCATCAAATGGGATCTCCTCAGCTTGTTGTTTCCCAATTATACTTACAACCCATGGTCAAAAGTTCAAAACACACCTAAACTAAATGCAAGACACGTTAATTAGATTCAATATATGATTTTCCCCATTCCATCTGATTTTCTTATACTTTGCCCATAGGCACCACGGCCACACAGCAAAAAATCAATCGAGAAAAATAACATAAGGTGAGCTTCGCGTTGACGTGGATCATCCTAAAAAGGAAGAAATTCTCTTATTCTTATCCTAGAAAGGGCAGCGCGGAGCAGGTGCAGTCAGTGGTGGCTGAGGACAAAGACTAAGAGAGTCACTTACAACATGATTAGATTACAGCGTATACTAGGTGGTTCCTGTTCCACCTGGGGTTGTGAAAGGAGAATCATCATCCTTTTTTTACTGGAGAACGACCCTTTTGCGGAGAAAGCCGATGGAGCTCAGGTGCCAAACCAAATGGTGATGCTTCTCCATTTCCTGTGAAGCAAGGTTCAGTCTCCTGTGCATCTGCATTTCCTGGAGGTGCATCCTCGTCACTAGCATTTGCATCCTCGGAAGCAACATTTTTGGCAACATCGGCAACTAACCGTGTAACAAAATAATTCTGCTCAATTACCTGCAGGGATATCTACCATAGTTTTTCAAAGTCCACATATGATTGGAACCATTCATCTCTAGTTCCTGCTACACCGCTGGAAAACATTAAGAGAAAAAGTCTCTGAGTGCAATCTCGATAAAATAGTACTTGAGTGTAATTTGATATTATTTACCAGACTGTACTTTTGTGGGTCAGACAATTGAGGAAAGTCTGAAAGGAGATGCATCATCTGCAAAATGTGTGTCTACATCATTACTGTACGGTGTCACCGATCAAATTAACTCGTAAATCTGAATTATACCAAAAGAATTACATTCATGTGCTAAAGCTAAATCAATATTCAACTCCCTCCTTCGGTCCTTCCCATAGGCAACACCATCGCACAGCAAAAAATCAACCAAGAAAACCGTACATCAGCAGTGCAGCACAGGTTCAACGACTAGGAGAGTTGCAACAGATTACAATGTATACAGAAGACCTTCAACTCCACTCACACTAGCATTGCCAGGTTCTGACAGAATTGACACAAATAGATACACGCCAAATGTTACAGGATTATTAAGAGAAGGCATAAAATAAATTGGCACTCTTCTAAAACAGGATTAATATTAGACAGGCGGGGAAAGCGAAAGAAAATAGTCTAATCGAACTAAAGTGAAACCGAGTTGTTCAAAGTTTGGCGCTCGAGAGTGACGGTCTAACCGAAACTGAAATATCACCATACGCTTCTTCCTGATGGAAATCAATATAATCATAGCTCTTCAGGGCAAACGTTTCAAAGAACATGCTCGCAGCTTGCTTCTTTGTCCTCCCCTCCAAGATTCTGTTTAAACTGAATTTTCCCTGGCTGGTCTTCTGACGTGGCTGAGGACATCATACCTTTGAAGTACTGGGCGGCAGCCCTTGTCCTGGTAGACATGATGCTGCCGGTACCCGCACTGGATATCATGCTAGGGGTATTCATGAGCCCAGGAAACTCcggcagatcttcgtcaagatcggCAGTACCGAATGGGAAATCAGATTCAAGAGTATTTTTTACAAGTGATGCATAACTGTAGACATTTTCTGGGGACATTGAGGTGAGGTGAGGTTCAGGCTCCTGTGTATCTGCATTTCCTGTAGGTGCATCCTCGTCACAAACATTTTTGGCAACATCGGCAGAGTCAGCATCAGAGTCACTCACACGAGGGTAGCCCCCCGAGCAAGCTTTATGGAGGTCAGTACACGTTCCTTGCACCAAAGGTTCGGAGAAGAAACTGTCCTTATTTTGGTTCATCATGTTGAATCTCCACATTTCCAGTGCTGTAAGGGGTGCTATCTTCTTCGTGCGGACCAGCTCACCTAGCTCGTCGCGATCGATTTGTTTCGCCATATAGCTAGGCAATGGAGAGCATTTCTTCATCATCGAGTACGATTCCTCTCTTCTTCTGTATCACACTCGGCGTTCTCTTTCTCCTGTTATCTTGCAGGTGAGGTGGAGGTGTTACCTTGCAAGCTTTATGAAGATCACTACACATTCCTTGCACCAAAGGTTCGGAGAAGAAGATGTCCTTTTGGCTCATCCTGTTGAATCTCCACAAATCTAGTGCTGTAAGGGGTGCAATCTTCTTCCGGCGGACCAGCTTACCTAGCTCATCACCATCCATTTGTTTTGCCATATAGGCAAGGGAGAGCGTTTCTTCATCGTCGAGTACGGGTCTCGTCTTGTTCTTCTCTTGTACATTCTGCCTTCTCTTTCGCTTGTTATCTTGAACTACTCGAGGTGGAGAGGGTTCAAGGGTAAATGCCAGTACCGAGATTCCAGTGCCACCTGCTGGTTCTTCATCTTCAGTAGGACCATGGCCTCTTGGTGCGTTGGGAATGGATGCCCCAAACAAAGACCCTCTACATATAACAGGGTATAAAGACGAGTACATCTCCGGTGGCGGGGTAACCTTTCCTATGAATGGCGGCGACGGATCTTCGTCCATGGGGTCATCACTTGCATCCTCATCAAGACTGACCGTCACATACTCTTCTCCGCACAAGGTGATCTGATTCTGATCAGAGGTTCCACGACCACACGGGTGGTTCACCTTCCATGAGTAGATGCGTACGAGCCCTAGGAGGAGATGCCCTGATAGCCTCAGGGCGATCGGGAGCTCGGGGGACACGATGCACACGGTGTAGGACGGGGTGTTGACGCTGTCGATCTGCGTCGTGTTGACGTCCTGCTTGCGCTCGAGGTCCGCGGCGATCCATACCGCGCCCAGCGGGCTCCTCCGAGCAAGGACCCAGTCGGAGCAGGACATTGTTTGCTGTGGGAAGGGATAGAGATGTGGGGCTTGCGGCGTCGGGCTAGGGCTCGGTTGCGGCGGGGGAAATGGCGGCAGAGACGGCGTGGAGATGAGATGTGATTGGAATTGTTTCGGGGGGAAAGCGCTCGCACCACACCTCGGCGCGCGAACATTTTTTTTTCACGAAGCAAGGCTTGCGTATCTTTTTATTGATAGATAGAAGGAGAATGAGTACAACCGAGGATAGAACACATGACATGAACGCAAGGAGGCATGCACATGTACCCGGAGCAGAGAGAAGGGGTGCTCAGCCTGAACAGGGAGAAACACACAGCTAAACCCACCGAGCCTAAAACTAGAGTAGCAGACCAAAAGAGCACAACATCAAACATCTTCAATTCCAACACTGGGGACTCCACGAACGAGCAAGATAGCGCCTTCAAGAAAGGGAACTTCGTCGTGACGCCGTCGCCATCCGATCCGAAAAGCCGGACCTAGGGTTTCCCTTGATGCTCGAAGAGGGGCTCGGATAAAGGTCATGACAGCGCCTCCAGGAAGGGAAACGACATCCACGGGTGTCGCCCCTGCCAGAGTAattgacaaaaaactaccacatttcaCGTTAGTGTCCCACAGAACTACCATTTTTTGAAAACTGACCAAAAACTCCAGTTTAGCGCTGATTTcgtgacaaaaaactaccacatcgCGTTGATGACCGATTCAAGCGTTTTAAACGTCTTTCTGACAGATCCGGCCCACCTGTCAGGACGAAGGCCACGCTAACGGCTAACGGTGCTCGCCTCGCGCGCGTTAGCCGTGCGCGTCGGTCGGGCCCGGTCGTACCAGGGCTAACCTGGCCGACCGCCTCGCTCGCCGTCCCACCACCTCACTCTTCCCCCCAGCTCACTCGCTCACTCACTCTGCTCCTCTGCTCTCCACtactcctcttcttcttctcgcACTCCGGCGACGCCGCGACCATGCCGTCGTGGCCCAACAGCAACGAGACCTCTGACGATGACGAGTACATGAGCGAGTTCAGTAGCATGCAGATGGAGTATTTTGTAAGTCAGCTCAATCTCTCCTCTCCTTTCCtctgctagggttagggttagggtttgaaGAAGGATAGGGATTTCTCCATTTAAGTTCATGTATGCGAGCTGTAGTTGATATATATGTGTTTCCTGCTGCAGCAAACTCCAGATACTGTGATAGATCCAAGCTTTTCTGGGCTTGTGACTGAATCTGACCGTAGGTGCATCCTGCACAGGAAGAGGGCTGGCAAATTTGTGGCATTTGAAGGCACTGACACTGGCAGGAGATTCGTAGGATGTGCAACTGAGGTAATGAACCAAGTTGTCATGGCTGTGATTGATTCATTTTGTGCTTTTCTGAATAATGCTGCTGCTTTTCTCATTTTTGCTTAATTATAAGAGCAGTGCTCTCTCTAAATTATGTACTTATAGCAAATAGCAGCAAAGAGCAATGGAACCAAGAGCTAGTGTAGTGTAGCTACATATATGAGTACTGTTTATGATTTGTTATTGCGAATATGTTTGTTAGTGAAGAATAAATCTCACTTCAAATTTAACTGAATTTTCAGGATGGTGTGAACTGTGGTGTTTTAGAGTGGGTAGATGCCCCTTGGCCTGTAATTTTGCAAAGGTGCTTAACCAAGCTCTGGGATATGTATCATGAAGAGAACCTTGGTAGAGTCCAAGACAAAGAGCTCATGAGATAGAGGTTGAGAAACTGAAGAAGGAGCTGGATTCTCTTGGCAATCAGTACAGTTAGCTTGTGGATGATGTATCCAAGCTGTTTGATTACCAGGATGGGCAGAAATCCCATGACATGGATTACACAAGCCAGTCAATCAATGAACTTAAGGAGAAGAAGCATCAGCTTGAGGAGCAGGCAAAGATTGAGATTCAAATGGAGAAGCTTAAGCTCAAGAAAGAACagaggtgttggaaatatgccctagaggcaataataaattggttattattattatatttccttgttcatgataatcgtttattatccatgctagaattgtattgataggaaactcagatacatgtgtggatacatagacaacaccatgtccctagtaagcctctagttgactagctcgttgatcaatagatggttgcggtttcctgaccatggacattggatgtcgttgataacgggatcacatcattaggagaatgatgtgatggacaagacccaatcctaagcctagcacaatatcgtgtagttcgtttgctcagagcttttctaatgtcaagtatcatttccttagaccatgagattgtgcaactcccggataccgtaggaatgctttgggtgtaccaaacgtcacaacgtaactgggtggctataaaggtgcactacaggtatctccgaaagtgtctgttgggttggcacgaatcgagaccgGGATTTATCACtctgtgtaaacggagaggtatctctgggcccactcggtaggacatcatcataatgtgcacaatgtgaccaaggagttgatcacgggatgatgtgagttacggaacgagtaaagagacttgccggtaacgagattgaacaaggtatcgggataccgacgatcgaatctcgggcaagtagcataccgatagacaaagggaattgaatacgggattgattgaatccccgacatcgtggttcatccgatgagatcatcgtggaacatgtgggagccaacatgggtatccagatcccgctgttggttattggccggagaacgtctcggtcatgtctgcatggttcccgaacccgtagggtctacacacttaaggttcgatgacgctagggttatagggaaagtatgtacgtggttaccgaatgttgttcgaagtcccggatgagatcccggacgtcacgaggagttccagaatggtccggaggtaaagatttatatatgggaagtcctgttttggtcaccggaaaagtttcgggtgctatcggtaatgtaccgggaccaccgggagggtcccgggggtccaccaggtggggccaccgaccccagagggctgcatgggccaagtgtgggaggggaccagccccaggtgggctggtgcgccccccacaagaggcccagggcgcaggaaggggggggaaggggaaaccctaggcttagatgggcctaaggcccatctagtggggcgcccccctctcttccccccttggccgcaccccttgggggggggaaccctagatgggggcgcagccctccccctcccctatatatattggggttttggggctgccatacacacgagaacacatctccctcatggcgcagccctacccctcttcctcctcctctcccgcggtgcttggcgaagccctgcgggattgccacgctcctccaccaccaccacgccgtcgtgctgctgctggacggagtcttccccaacctctccctctctccttgctggatcaaggcgtgggagacgtcaccgggctgcacgtgtgttgaacgaggaggcaccgttcttcggtgcttagatcggaatcaaccgcgatctgaatcgctatgagtacgactccttcatccgcgttcttgcaacgcttccgcatcgcgatctacaagggtatgtagatgcactccccttcccctcgttgctagattactccatagattgatcttggtgatgcgtagaaaattttgaatttctgctacgttccccaacagtggcatcatgagctaggtctatgcgtagtttctatgcacgagtagaacacaaagcagttgtgggcgtagatgttgccaattcttcttgccgctactagtcttatcttgtttcggcggcattgtgcgatgaagcggcccggaccgaccttacacgtacgcttacgtgagacaggttccaccgactgacatgcactagttgcataaggtggctagcgggtgtctgtctctcccactttagtcggaacggattcgatgaaaagggtccttatgaagggtaaatagaaattggcatatcacgttgtggttttacgtaggtaagaaacgttcttgctagaaacctatacaagccacgtaaaaaaaacttgcaacaacaattagaggacgtctaacttgtttttgcagcatgtgctatgtaatgtgatatggccaaaaggatgtgatgaatgatatatgtgatgtatgagattgatcatgttcttgtaataggaatcacgacttgcatgtcgatgagtatgacaaccggcaggagccataggagttgtcttaatttattgtatgacctgcgtgtcaatgaaaaacgccatgtaattactttactttattgctaaccgttagccatagtagtagaagtaatagttggcgagacaacttcatgaagacacgatgatggagatcatggtgtcatgccggtgacgaaggtgatcatgccgcgcctcgaagatggagatcaaaaggcgcaagatgatattggccatatcatgtcactttatgatttgcatgtgatgtttgtcatgtttacatcttatttgcttagaatgacagtagcataaataagatgatccctcactaaaatttcaagagatgtgttccccctaactgtgcaccgttgcgaaggttcgttgtttcgaagcaccacgtgatgatcgggtgtgatagattctaacgttcgcatacaacgggtgttgacgagcctagcatgtacagacatggcctcggaacacaagcaaaacacttaggttgacttgacgagcctagcatgtacagacatggcctcggaacacaagagaccgaaaggtcgaacatgagtcgtatagtagatacgatcaacatggagatgttcaccgatgatgactagtccgtctcacgtgatgatcggacacggcctagtcgattcggatcatgtatcacttagatgactagagggatgtctatctaagtgggagttcattaaataatcagatgaacttaattatcatgaacatagtcaaaaggtctttgcaaataatgtcgtagcttacgctttagttctactaagatatgttcctagagaaaatttagttgaaagttgatagtagcaattatgcggactgggtccgtaaactgaggattgtcctcattgctgcacagaaggcttatgtccttaatgcaccgctccgTGTGCTGAACCttgagcgtcgtctgtagatgttacgaaacatctgacatacacgttttgatgactacgtgatagttcagtgtgtgatgctaacggtttaaaattgtggcaccaaagacggttttgaaacgtcgcagaacatatgagatgttccaaagactgaaattgggatttcagactaatgcccacgtcaagaggtatgagacctctgacaagtttcttaagcctgcaaactaagggagaaaagctcaatcgttgagcatgtgctcagattgtctgagtactacaatcacttgaatcgagtgggagttaatcttccagatgagatagtgatggttctccataatcactgccaccaagctattatagcttcgtgatgaactataaatatcaaggatagatgatgatccttgagcaactcgcgatgttcgacaccgcgaaagtagaaatcgagaaggagcatcaattgttgatggttagtaaaaccactagtttctagaagggcaagggcaaaagggatacttcatgaaatagcaaatcatttgctgctctagtgaagaatcccaaggttgaacccaaacccgagactaagtgcttctgtaatgaggggaacggtcactgaagcggaactaccctacatacttggtagatgagaaggcaggcaaggtcgacggaagtatattggatataaattatatgaatgtgtactttactagtactcctagcagcaccagggtattagataccggttcggttgctaagtgttagtaactcgaaataaaagctgcggaataaatggagactggctaaaggtgagatgacgatgtgtgttggaagtgtttccaaggttgatgtgatcaagcttcgcatgctccctctactatcgagatttggtgtttgcgttgagcatgattggattatgtttatcgcaatacggttattcatttaaggagaataatggttactctgcttatttgaataataccttcaatggtcttgcacctaaaatgaatctcgatcgcagtgatacacatgttcgtgccaaaagatataaaatagtaatgatagtaccacatacttgtggcactgccatttgagtcatattggtgtagaacgcatgaagacgctccatgtagatggatctttggactcactcgttttttgaaaagattgagacatgcgaaccatgtctattggtatatatgcatgaagaaactccatgcagatggatcgtttggactcacttgattttgaatcacttgagacatgcaaatcataccacatgggcaagatgactgaaaggcctcgttttcagtaagatggaacaagagagcaacttgttgcaagtaatacattttgatgtatgcagtcaaatgagtgctgaggcatgcagtggatatcgttatgttcttacttcacacatgatttaagtagatgctgagtgtatttacttgatgaaacacaagtctgaattactgaaaggttcaagtaatttcagagtgaagttgaagatcgtcgtgacaagaggataaaatgtctgtgatatgatcatagagatgagtatctgagttacgagtttggcacacaattaaagacattgtggaaagtgtttcacaattaataccgcctggaacaccatagtgtgatggtgtgtccgaacatcataactgcaccctattggatatggtgcataccatgatgtctcttatcgaattaccactatcgtttatgggttaggcattagaggtaaccgcattcactttaaatagggcaccacgcaattccgttgagacgacaccgtttagaggaacctaagctgtcgtttcttaaaagtttggggctgcgacgcttatgtgaaaatgtttcaggctgataagctcgaacccaaagcggataaatgcatcttcatagaatacccaaaacagttgggtatacctcctatttcagatccggaagcaaggtgattgtttctagaaacaggtcctttctcgaggaaaagtttctctcgaaagaattgagtgggaggatggtagaaacttgatgaggttattgaaccgtcacttcaactagtgtgtagcaaggcacaggaagttgttcctgtggcacctacaccaattgaagtggaagcttatgatagtgatcatgaaatttcggatcaagtcactaccaaacctcgtaggacgacgaggatgcgtgctacttcagagtggtacgtgatcctgtctgagatatcatgttgttggacaatactgaacctatgagctatggagaagcgatggtgggcccatattccgacaaatggttagaagccatgaaatccgagataaatggatctttaagaagaagacggacgtggacggt
This genomic window contains:
- the LOC109766216 gene encoding uncharacterized protein, translating into MSCSDWVLARRSPLGAVWIAADLERKQDVNTTQIDSVNTPSYTVCIVSPELPIALRLSGHLLLGLVRIYSWKVNHPCGRGTSDQNQITLCGEEYVTVSLDEDASDDPMDEDPSPPFIGKVTPPPEMYSSLYPVICRGSLFGASIPNAPRGHGPTEDEEPAGGTGISVLAFTLEPSPPRVVQDNKRKRRQNVQEKNKTRPVLDDEETLSLAYMAKQMDGDELGKLVRRKKIAPLTALDLWRFNRMSQKDSFFSEPLVQGTCTDLHKACSGGYPRVSDSDADSADVAKNVCDEDAPTGNADTQEPEPHLTSMSPENVYSYASLVKNTLESDFPFGTADLDEDLPEFPGLMNTPSMISSAGTGSIMSTRTRAAAQYFKGMMSSATSEDQPGKIQFKQNLGGEDKEASCEHVL